One Candidatus Niyogibacteria bacterium genomic region harbors:
- a CDS encoding sodium:calcium antiporter has protein sequence MNPIWLIIIFLASFLFLVKSSSALVKSLTGIARLLRFSEYMVAFILMSFATSISELFVGISSAVSNAPSLSLGNIFGANLLNITLVIGIASLIHKGVELESKISRVNFWLIFIISLFPLLLGADGVISRADGAILLISFFIYIWHVLGEKEYFTKTVNHRPKGIAAVTGTARDIIIFFAAVTVLLASSAALVWTGTKIAAMATFTIFSFGAVFVALGTTLPEMAFGIRAALAKHGSMAVGNSLGSIAFNSAFIIGVVSVIRPITISGLSQFFFVASAFIVAFLLFNIFVYSRTFISGREGVFLIAVYAIFIFLEFWFKNGLK, from the coding sequence ATGAACCCAATCTGGCTGATAATCATATTCCTCGCATCATTTCTGTTTTTGGTAAAGTCAAGTTCGGCCTTGGTTAAATCTCTGACCGGCATTGCCAGACTTCTGCGTTTTTCGGAGTATATGGTCGCGTTCATTTTGATGAGTTTTGCCACTTCCATATCCGAGCTTTTCGTCGGAATAAGTTCGGCGGTCAGCAACGCGCCGAGTTTGTCGCTCGGAAACATTTTCGGAGCAAACCTTTTGAATATAACCTTGGTAATAGGCATAGCGTCTCTGATACATAAGGGGGTGGAACTTGAAAGCAAGATTTCGCGGGTCAACTTCTGGCTTATTTTTATCATCTCGCTATTTCCTCTATTGCTTGGCGCGGACGGCGTAATTTCAAGGGCCGACGGCGCGATATTGCTCATCTCTTTTTTCATATATATCTGGCATGTCCTGGGCGAAAAAGAATATTTTACCAAAACAGTCAATCACCGGCCTAAAGGAATTGCCGCGGTTACCGGAACCGCGCGCGATATTATAATTTTCTTTGCCGCTGTTACGGTACTCCTCGCAAGTTCGGCCGCTTTAGTCTGGACGGGGACCAAAATAGCCGCGATGGCAACTTTTACGATTTTTTCATTCGGAGCCGTATTCGTAGCTCTAGGCACCACTCTTCCGGAAATGGCTTTCGGCATACGCGCCGCGCTCGCCAAACACGGTTCAATGGCCGTCGGCAATTCGCTGGGGTCAATAGCTTTTAATTCGGCTTTCATCATAGGCGTGGTGAGCGTAATACGCCCGATAACCATAAGCGGGCTTAGCCAGTTCTTTTTCGTGGCCAGCGCCTTTATTGTCGCCTTTTTGCTTTTCAATATTTTCGTCTACAGCCGAACTTTTATTTCCGGGCGCGAAGGCGTATTTTTGATAGCGGTATACGCGATATTCATATTTCTGGAATTTTGGTTTAAAAACGGTTTAAAATAA
- a CDS encoding HAD-IC family P-type ATPase, with amino-acid sequence MQEKIWHAISPKETAAALETDTEHGLQTAEAKARLEKFGPNDFEKRPSFRLYKIISAQIKSPLVFILIIAGFISLLLENKADAAVIFIAVAINTVVGAIQEGRASLAFDQLRLATKTSATVIRSGRKQKIDTAMLVPGDIILVQSGDRIPADSRIIESKALEANEAILTGEWAAVAKNPEGVDEKTVLTERNSMIWMGTSVSEGWGKAVIVSTGEKTELGKIAKLVKEVKESPTPFQKGIKKIAMLIGAFAALVILAIFILGIIRGHNFGEMFFISVAVAVSIIPEGLPVAVTVVLAVGMYRIMRRGGLTRKLAAAETLGSTSIILTDKTGTLTQAKMEAVEIATCDKIATKTDMDLSGGVFETLKGAIMASAAFIENPDDPRNQWRVQGRSTDKALLEAGIQAGLNPGELLESEPRIDFIPFEAERKYSASLHKSGNETAIYIAGAPETLIEMSAEIFTGGAPGPFTKELKEKLTSIYLESAGRGERVLAAAYRRDHWSEIARQKDHMFEKTVFLGLISFSDPLRPDVQKTIKGAKEAGIKIVLLTGDHASTAKSIAESAGLVDDWSKVKIVEGRQIENMSEKELREIVPDVAIFARVLPHQKSAIVGAWQSLDEVVAMTGDGVNDAPALHRADIGIALGSGTDVAKESSGIVLTDDNFGLIFHAIEEGRVILDNLRKIITYLLAANFSEIVLISGALVFGLPLPILPAQILWANIVQEGFMNFAFAFEPKENDVLKRNPRTNSSRRILNKEMLYIILGVGIITSLFLLILFLLLYNYGLPLEELRTIMFVGISLDALFFAFSFKSLRKSLWHINIFSNPYLLFAFAISLILLVGALYFGPIAGLLQVVKLTPFDLGVLVLIGLFNLTLIETAKYLFIRRRHKYNMEL; translated from the coding sequence ATGCAGGAAAAAATTTGGCATGCGATCAGCCCAAAAGAAACCGCGGCGGCTTTGGAAACCGACACAGAACACGGTTTACAGACGGCCGAAGCAAAGGCGCGTCTTGAAAAATTCGGCCCCAATGATTTTGAAAAACGCCCGTCATTCCGACTCTATAAAATAATATCGGCTCAAATTAAAAGCCCGCTGGTTTTTATACTTATTATCGCGGGTTTTATTTCGTTATTACTTGAAAACAAGGCCGATGCCGCCGTTATTTTTATCGCGGTTGCCATTAATACCGTTGTCGGCGCCATTCAGGAAGGGCGCGCCTCGCTGGCTTTTGACCAGTTAAGACTGGCGACGAAAACCAGCGCTACGGTTATCAGAAGCGGACGCAAACAAAAAATTGATACCGCAATGCTCGTGCCTGGGGATATCATACTGGTCCAATCCGGCGACCGCATTCCGGCAGATTCAAGAATTATTGAATCAAAAGCCCTGGAAGCCAATGAGGCAATTCTGACGGGAGAATGGGCGGCAGTTGCCAAAAATCCGGAGGGCGTGGATGAAAAAACCGTTTTGACCGAAAGAAACTCAATGATTTGGATGGGAACTTCGGTCAGCGAAGGCTGGGGCAAGGCAGTCATAGTTTCAACAGGCGAAAAAACAGAACTCGGGAAAATAGCGAAATTGGTAAAAGAGGTTAAAGAATCGCCCACGCCCTTTCAAAAAGGCATTAAAAAAATAGCAATGTTGATAGGCGCGTTTGCGGCCCTCGTTATTTTAGCCATTTTTATTTTGGGAATTATTCGCGGGCATAATTTCGGAGAAATGTTTTTTATATCCGTGGCCGTCGCGGTTTCAATTATTCCCGAGGGACTGCCGGTCGCGGTAACCGTGGTGCTTGCCGTGGGAATGTACAGAATTATGCGTAGAGGAGGACTTACGCGAAAACTTGCCGCCGCCGAAACTCTTGGTTCGACAAGTATTATTTTGACCGATAAAACCGGAACTCTGACCCAGGCGAAAATGGAGGCGGTGGAAATAGCTACTTGCGATAAAATAGCGACCAAGACTGATATGGATCTTTCCGGGGGCGTTTTTGAAACGCTGAAGGGAGCAATAATGGCTTCGGCGGCGTTCATTGAAAATCCCGATGACCCGCGAAATCAGTGGCGCGTTCAGGGGAGATCAACAGACAAAGCATTGCTTGAGGCCGGAATACAGGCGGGATTAAACCCGGGCGAACTTTTGGAAAGCGAGCCGAGGATTGATTTTATTCCGTTTGAAGCCGAAAGAAAATACAGCGCCTCCTTGCATAAATCAGGAAACGAAACCGCAATTTATATCGCCGGCGCGCCGGAAACACTGATAGAAATGTCCGCGGAAATATTTACCGGCGGCGCGCCCGGACCGTTTACCAAAGAACTTAAAGAAAAATTAACATCCATATATCTTGAATCCGCGGGGCGAGGAGAAAGAGTGCTGGCGGCAGCTTATCGTCGGGATCACTGGTCGGAAATCGCGAGGCAAAAAGACCATATGTTTGAAAAAACAGTGTTTCTCGGACTCATCAGTTTCAGCGACCCCTTAAGGCCGGATGTCCAAAAAACCATAAAAGGCGCGAAAGAGGCCGGTATAAAAATAGTTTTGCTGACCGGAGATCATGCTTCCACCGCGAAATCCATAGCTGAATCGGCCGGGCTGGTTGACGATTGGTCCAAAGTAAAAATTGTTGAAGGCAGACAAATAGAAAATATGTCTGAAAAAGAACTTAGAGAAATCGTGCCGGATGTCGCTATTTTTGCCCGTGTTCTTCCGCATCAAAAATCAGCGATTGTCGGCGCGTGGCAGTCGCTTGACGAAGTGGTGGCTATGACCGGCGACGGCGTAAACGACGCTCCGGCGCTGCATAGAGCCGATATAGGCATAGCGCTGGGGTCGGGAACGGATGTAGCCAAAGAATCCTCGGGAATAGTTTTGACTGACGACAACTTTGGTCTTATTTTCCACGCGATAGAAGAGGGGAGGGTAATTCTGGATAATTTGCGCAAGATAATCACGTATTTATTGGCCGCAAATTTCAGCGAGATAGTTCTTATTTCCGGAGCTTTGGTTTTCGGTCTGCCTCTACCGATACTGCCCGCGCAAATTCTCTGGGCCAATATAGTGCAAGAGGGCTTTATGAATTTTGCCTTCGCGTTTGAACCCAAAGAAAACGACGTTTTAAAAAGAAATCCGCGGACGAATTCCTCCCGCCGAATTTTAAACAAAGAAATGCTTTATATAATACTGGGGGTCGGAATTATCACTTCTTTATTTCTCTTAATTTTATTTTTACTCCTTTATAATTACGGACTGCCTTTGGAAGAATTGAGAACCATTATGTTTGTCGGCATTTCGCTTGACGCTCTTTTTTTCGCTTTTTCTTTTAAAAGCCTGCGCAAATCCCTCTGGCATATAAATATTTTCAGCAATCCTTATTTGCTTTTTGCTTTCGCCATAAGTCTTATTTTGCTTGTCGGGGCTTTATATTTCGGACCGATTGCCGGTCTGCTTCAGGTTGTGAAATTAACGCCTTTTGACCTGGGGGTGCTTGTTTTAATCGGTCTTTTCAACCTGACTCTCATAGAAACGGCCAAATACCTCTTTATTCGCCGCCGTCATAAATATAATATGGAATTATGA
- a CDS encoding UDP-N-acetylmuramate--L-alanine ligase: MTDFYKKKIHMVGMKGVGMTALAELLLSHGAIITGSDVKEKFHTDLVLKRLKIAPRLFSAKNITPKTDLIIYSSAYPEDHLERQKAKKLGIKEMSYAEALSEIFNKKIGIMIAGSHGKTTTTALLGHIMAAAGMDPTVIVGGTVIAWDSNVRIGKSEWMVVEGDEYQKKFLNFKPAYLLITNIDYDHPDTFSDRTSYRAAFKKLIRQTRKKVFNAEILKPLNQKVLKRFKSKYLLGEHNQKNLTLVLAATQELNISDENIKKGLLEFRGVRRRMEIYAQSGNMVIMDDYAHHPAEISATLKAVRARWPRHKITAIFQPHTFSRTKALLSEFAAAFKDADEIFLVPTYSSARENIEGGEGMDEMLYGAVKKNNKNCFKGLPSEKTLAGGKGKRLIITMGAGDLWQFARKLAGKIRN; this comes from the coding sequence ATGACCGATTTTTACAAAAAAAAAATACATATGGTGGGGATGAAGGGTGTCGGCATGACCGCTTTAGCCGAGCTTTTGTTGAGTCATGGAGCCATAATCACCGGCTCGGATGTCAAGGAAAAATTTCATACCGACCTGGTACTTAAACGTTTAAAAATCGCCCCCCGACTCTTTTCAGCAAAAAACATCACGCCAAAAACGGATTTGATAATTTATTCAAGCGCGTATCCGGAAGATCACCTGGAAAGACAAAAAGCTAAAAAGCTCGGCATAAAAGAAATGAGTTACGCCGAGGCCTTGTCTGAAATTTTTAACAAAAAAATCGGCATAATGATCGCGGGGTCTCACGGAAAAACCACAACCACGGCGCTTTTGGGGCATATTATGGCGGCAGCCGGAATGGATCCCACGGTTATAGTGGGAGGAACAGTGATTGCCTGGGATTCAAACGTCCGGATAGGAAAATCCGAATGGATGGTTGTTGAGGGCGACGAATACCAGAAAAAATTTTTGAACTTTAAACCAGCCTATCTTTTGATAACCAATATTGACTATGACCACCCTGACACGTTTTCGGACCGAACTTCATACCGCGCGGCTTTTAAAAAATTGATCCGGCAGACAAGAAAAAAAGTCTTTAACGCCGAAATTTTGAAACCTTTAAACCAAAAAGTTCTTAAAAGGTTTAAGTCCAAATATCTATTGGGAGAGCATAACCAAAAAAATCTGACATTGGTTTTGGCGGCGACTCAAGAATTGAACATAAGCGATGAAAATATTAAAAAGGGGCTGCTTGAATTTCGGGGAGTTCGCCGACGAATGGAAATTTACGCTCAAAGCGGCAATATGGTGATAATGGATGACTACGCCCATCATCCGGCCGAGATCTCAGCGACATTAAAAGCAGTGAGAGCGCGCTGGCCGCGCCATAAAATTACGGCTATTTTTCAGCCGCACACTTTCAGCCGCACCAAAGCTCTTCTCTCCGAATTCGCCGCCGCTTTTAAGGACGCCGACGAGATATTTCTAGTTCCCACTTATTCTTCGGCAAGAGAAAACATAGAAGGGGGAGAGGGTATGGATGAAATGCTCTACGGGGCCGTTAAAAAAAATAATAAAAATTGCTTTAAAGGCCTGCCATCTGAAAAAACGCTTGCCGGCGGCAAAGGCAAACGGCTGATAATAACCATGGGCGCGGGAGACCTTTGGCAATTTGCCCGGAAACTGGCTGGGAAAATAAGAAACTGA
- the priA gene encoding primosomal protein N' — translation MWILEVTPISRSFLKGGPLTYFSIKKPEIGDVVEINLRGKNIPALVISGDKLESKKAAVKSGPFALKKINRIMVDKMVNCDFAKILKELSDYFIAPSSSILCFFLPKPLLNKNVLDKFGKNTVFLPEKPLSSNFKASIYQAERTERIKYYRGIIRESLSRGCSAAILLPTVSSAQDAFADLKTGLEERSFILHSDMSSKEISAGWKNISQSAQPIVLVGTALILPVLRQDTGVLVVEEESNEHYYHSLRRPFFDLRKAAELMAKKMGLHLVFGDIILRLDSGTHSHEYPGRLLSSAESKIIDVGKPSAEGFKIFSPEITDLLSRVIAKQESVILIGHRRGFSPTTLCQDCGQTVVCPNCSSPLVLHGQEQIRKRFFCHYCLKKEEVMERCPNCSSWKLASYGVGVEKLGEELKRLYPKVKLFRFDRDAVKSRKEALSIKQEFLDSPGSIMVATEIFLNYFRNPLPHIIIAAMDGLFSLPDYRMHERIMSFLIRLRSLAQKTFTIQTRLPNHPVFSYVVSGNIFGFQNDELEERRKLRYPPAVDLLKITYQDQNRQKLIANISALAKKIRTGETVKNQNFECVDFPAFVMRIRGRFRWHMLLKLERGSWPEKHPKIAEILKNLPPSWAIQIDPPSLL, via the coding sequence ATGTGGATTTTAGAAGTCACACCCATAAGCCGGTCTTTTTTGAAAGGCGGACCTTTAACCTACTTTAGCATAAAAAAGCCCGAAATCGGGGACGTGGTTGAAATTAATTTGCGCGGCAAAAATATACCGGCTCTGGTTATTTCAGGAGATAAACTTGAATCTAAAAAAGCAGCCGTAAAAAGCGGGCCGTTCGCCCTTAAAAAAATAAACAGGATTATGGTCGATAAAATGGTGAATTGCGATTTTGCTAAAATTCTTAAAGAGCTGTCCGACTATTTTATCGCCCCCAGTTCTTCAATCCTTTGTTTTTTTCTGCCTAAACCGCTTTTGAATAAAAATGTGCTTGATAAATTCGGTAAAAATACCGTGTTTTTGCCGGAAAAACCGTTATCCTCAAATTTCAAAGCATCGATTTATCAAGCCGAAAGAACCGAGAGGATAAAATATTATCGCGGCATAATTCGCGAGAGTTTAAGCCGCGGCTGTTCGGCGGCCATTCTTTTGCCTACGGTGAGCTCAGCCCAAGACGCCTTCGCCGACCTTAAAACAGGCCTTGAGGAACGCTCTTTCATTTTGCATTCTGATATGTCTAGTAAAGAAATCAGCGCCGGCTGGAAAAATATTTCTCAATCTGCCCAACCGATAGTGCTGGTGGGCACTGCCCTGATTCTCCCCGTTTTGCGCCAAGATACCGGAGTGTTGGTGGTGGAAGAGGAATCAAACGAGCATTATTATCATTCTTTGCGCCGGCCGTTTTTTGATCTGCGTAAAGCGGCTGAGCTGATGGCCAAAAAAATGGGGTTGCATCTTGTTTTCGGTGATATCATTTTGCGTCTTGATTCCGGCACGCATAGCCATGAATATCCGGGACGTTTGCTTTCTTCGGCTGAAAGTAAAATAATTGACGTCGGAAAGCCTTCGGCCGAAGGGTTTAAAATTTTCAGTCCGGAAATTACTGATCTTTTATCCCGAGTCATAGCCAAACAGGAATCAGTTATTTTAATCGGCCACAGGCGCGGCTTCAGCCCGACGACTTTGTGCCAGGATTGCGGGCAAACCGTTGTCTGCCCGAATTGTTCAAGTCCTTTAGTTTTGCACGGCCAAGAACAAATAAGAAAACGTTTTTTTTGCCATTATTGTTTAAAGAAAGAGGAAGTGATGGAGCGCTGTCCGAATTGTTCCAGCTGGAAACTGGCAAGTTACGGCGTGGGCGTGGAAAAATTGGGTGAGGAGCTTAAAAGGTTGTATCCTAAAGTCAAACTATTCAGGTTTGACCGGGATGCGGTTAAATCAAGAAAAGAAGCGTTAAGCATAAAACAAGAATTTCTGGACAGCCCGGGAAGCATAATGGTCGCAACCGAAATATTTTTAAATTATTTTCGGAATCCCCTGCCTCATATTATTATTGCGGCAATGGACGGATTATTTTCATTGCCGGATTACCGGATGCATGAGCGAATAATGAGTTTTCTTATTCGTCTGCGCTCGCTCGCGCAAAAAACATTCACTATCCAGACGCGCTTGCCGAATCACCCCGTTTTTAGTTACGTCGTTTCAGGAAACATATTCGGTTTTCAAAACGACGAATTGGAAGAACGCCGCAAACTTCGCTATCCGCCGGCAGTGGATTTGCTCAAAATAACTTATCAAGACCAAAACCGCCAAAAACTTATCGCGAATATTTCGGCCCTGGCAAAAAAAATCAGAACCGGCGAAACAGTAAAAAATCAGAATTTTGAATGTGTTGATTTCCCCGCTTTTGTCATGCGTATCCGAGGGCGTTTTCGCTGGCACATGCTTTTAAAACTTGAAAGGGGCAGCTGGCCCGAAAAGCATCCGAAAATAGCGGAAATCCTTAAAAACCTGCCGCCGTCATGGGCTATTCAGATTGACCCGCCAAGTCTTCTTTAA
- the rpmA gene encoding 50S ribosomal protein L27, with product MAHTKAQGSAKNLRDSKPKYLGVKLSDGESALRGNVIIRQRGLRYLAGKNVGIGKDHTLFALDDGRVKFENKRKTGFNGKIKVKKVVSVI from the coding sequence ATGGCACATACCAAAGCGCAAGGATCGGCTAAGAATCTAAGAGATTCCAAGCCCAAATATCTGGGAGTGAAGTTAAGCGACGGCGAGTCAGCCTTAAGGGGTAATGTAATTATACGCCAGCGCGGTCTACGATATCTTGCCGGAAAAAATGTCGGCATCGGAAAAGACCACACCCTTTTCGCGTTAGACGACGGCCGAGTTAAATTTGAGAACAAAAGAAAAACCGGCTTCAACGGAAAAATTAAAGTTAAAAAAGTCGTCAGCGTGATTTAA
- a CDS encoding CTP synthase, translating into MARFIFIAGGVMSGIGKGVSTAAIATILKNCGYRVSCIKIDPYLNVDAGTMNPVEHGEVFVTDDGLECDQDIGNYERFLDENMYRHNYMTSGQVYQEVINRERALGYGGRCVETVPHIPEEVIGRIELAAQKSKADFMMVEIGGTIGEYQNLIFFEASRMMRLRHPDKVIFIVVSYLPVPHMIGEMKTKPTQHAVRALNSAGIQPDMIIARSVVPLDQPRKRKIAAFCNIKDEDIISAPDVKSIYEIPLNFEKGKLSERILAKFGLPKKKRLLADWSKLSRKIKQTRKEIKIGIVGKYFSTGRFTLTDSYISVIEAIKHASWHNNLKPVIHWLDAEEYERNPKKLSELDKMSGLIVPGGFGNRGVEGKIKTIGVARRKKIPFLGLCYGMQLATIEFARSRAKLRHASSTEIDPKTPCPIISTLAEQEKNLNDAKFGATMRLGAYPCEIRPETISARAYGEKNIVERHRHRYEFNNDFREKLESLGLVVAGVNPQRNLVEIIEIKDHPFFVGVQFHPELKSRPFGPHPLFNEFIKAARKRG; encoded by the coding sequence ATGGCCAGATTCATTTTTATTGCCGGAGGCGTGATGTCGGGAATCGGCAAGGGCGTTTCCACCGCGGCCATCGCGACGATTCTTAAAAACTGCGGATATCGCGTAAGCTGTATAAAAATAGACCCGTATCTTAACGTGGACGCGGGCACTATGAATCCGGTGGAACACGGAGAGGTTTTTGTAACCGATGACGGTTTGGAATGCGACCAGGACATCGGCAACTATGAAAGATTTCTTGATGAAAATATGTACCGCCATAATTATATGACTTCGGGGCAGGTTTATCAGGAAGTCATCAACCGCGAGCGGGCCCTGGGTTACGGCGGGCGATGCGTTGAAACCGTTCCGCATATTCCCGAAGAAGTTATCGGCCGGATTGAACTGGCGGCCCAAAAAAGCAAAGCCGACTTTATGATGGTGGAAATCGGAGGAACGATAGGCGAGTATCAGAATCTTATATTTTTTGAAGCCAGCCGCATGATGCGCCTTCGCCATCCCGATAAAGTTATTTTTATCGTCGTTAGTTACCTGCCCGTGCCGCATATGATAGGCGAGATGAAAACCAAACCAACCCAGCACGCGGTTCGCGCCCTGAACTCCGCGGGGATACAACCCGATATGATAATCGCCCGTTCGGTTGTGCCTTTGGACCAGCCCAGAAAACGCAAAATCGCGGCTTTTTGCAATATAAAAGATGAGGACATCATTTCGGCGCCGGACGTAAAAAGCATTTACGAAATTCCTTTAAATTTTGAAAAGGGCAAACTAAGCGAACGAATTCTTGCTAAATTTGGCCTGCCCAAAAAAAAGCGTTTGCTTGCCGATTGGTCAAAATTGAGCCGAAAAATAAAACAAACCCGAAAAGAAATTAAAATCGGCATTGTCGGCAAATATTTTTCAACCGGACGATTTACGCTCACCGATTCGTATATTTCAGTAATTGAAGCGATCAAACACGCATCCTGGCATAATAATCTAAAACCCGTAATCCACTGGCTGGATGCCGAAGAATACGAACGAAATCCTAAAAAATTATCGGAGCTTGATAAAATGTCGGGATTAATCGTGCCGGGAGGGTTTGGTAACCGCGGAGTTGAAGGCAAAATAAAAACTATAGGCGTTGCCCGGCGCAAAAAAATACCGTTTCTCGGACTTTGCTACGGAATGCAGCTCGCGACCATTGAATTCGCGAGATCCCGCGCTAAATTGCGCCACGCTTCATCTACCGAGATAGATCCAAAAACTCCCTGCCCGATTATTTCGACTTTGGCGGAGCAGGAAAAAAATCTGAACGACGCCAAATTCGGGGCAACCATGCGGCTCGGCGCGTATCCCTGTGAAATCAGGCCGGAAACGATAAGCGCGCGGGCTTACGGAGAAAAAAATATAGTGGAGCGTCACCGGCATCGCTATGAATTTAATAATGATTTTCGCGAAAAACTTGAAAGTCTGGGACTGGTCGTGGCCGGCGTCAACCCTCAAAGAAATCTGGTGGAAATCATAGAAATTAAAGACCATCCGTTTTTTGTCGGAGTCCAATTTCATCCGGAATTAAAATCAAGGCCTTTCGGACCCCACCCTCTTTTCAACGAATTTATAAAAGCGGCGCGAAAACGAGGTTAA
- the rplI gene encoding 50S ribosomal protein L9 encodes MKVLLLQDVAQLGQKGDIKEVKDGYGRNFLLARGLAKLLTPDVLQEAEALRKQRESAHILEASAFETALKNLKDKNIVIEAKANEQGGLFRAVSAKQILASLKKSGIEKIKEEDLLIKEPIKKIGIHEIEAKRGEISGKIKIAVKTKEDKTEKMKKEDKN; translated from the coding sequence ATGAAGGTTTTATTATTACAGGATGTGGCGCAACTGGGACAAAAAGGCGACATTAAAGAAGTTAAAGACGGTTATGGCCGGAACTTTCTTCTGGCGCGGGGGCTCGCGAAATTGCTGACACCCGACGTTTTGCAGGAAGCCGAAGCGTTAAGAAAACAGCGCGAATCAGCCCATATCTTGGAGGCCTCGGCTTTTGAAACAGCCCTTAAAAATCTCAAGGATAAAAATATAGTCATTGAGGCCAAAGCGAATGAGCAAGGCGGGCTTTTTAGAGCCGTGAGCGCGAAACAAATTTTGGCTTCATTGAAAAAATCGGGAATTGAAAAAATCAAAGAGGAGGATTTATTGATAAAAGAACCGATTAAAAAAATCGGGATTCATGAAATTGAAGCAAAAAGAGGGGAAATTTCGGGAAAAATTAAAATCGCAGTGAAGACAAAAGAAGATAAAACAGAAAAAATGAAAAAAGAGGATAAAAATTAA
- a CDS encoding S41 family peptidase has protein sequence MNLSLSKKIVLFFAGLIVVAASFGFGAFVGYENRPEVERVLAVLGKNPEIAPGPEIDFSPFWRAWRTIEEKYVSSDGVDRQKMIWGSIEGLAASLEDPYTVFFPPVENKSFEDEIRGDFEGVGMEIGMRKGVLTVIAPLKNTPAYKAGIKSGDKIIKIGDESTAELTLNEAVQKIRGPKGSVIKLTVLRNGEDSTKEIEIWRDTIQIPLIDTEKRPDGIFIIRLYSFSERSPEAFRQALREMADSGSSKLILDLRNNPGGYLEASVDIASWFLPAGKTVVIENFGREGEKIHRSRGYNIFNGEPIAVLVNGGSASASEILAGALRDNGVAKIVGTKTFGKGSVQELVPVTAETSLKVTIARWLTPKGDSISENGLEPDFTIEPAKEENESVDPQLDKAIEILMSKSID, from the coding sequence ATGAATCTGTCTTTATCCAAAAAAATCGTTTTGTTTTTCGCGGGATTAATCGTCGTTGCCGCTTCGTTTGGTTTTGGCGCGTTTGTCGGCTATGAAAATCGGCCGGAGGTTGAGAGGGTACTCGCCGTTTTAGGCAAAAATCCCGAAATAGCTCCGGGGCCGGAGATTGATTTTTCTCCTTTCTGGAGAGCGTGGCGGACTATTGAAGAAAAATATGTTTCCTCGGACGGCGTTGACCGTCAAAAAATGATCTGGGGTTCCATTGAGGGATTAGCCGCGTCTTTGGAAGATCCTTACACCGTATTTTTTCCGCCGGTTGAAAATAAATCTTTTGAAGATGAAATCCGCGGAGATTTTGAAGGCGTTGGAATGGAAATCGGAATGAGAAAGGGAGTTTTAACCGTTATTGCGCCGTTGAAAAACACTCCGGCGTATAAAGCCGGAATAAAATCGGGAGACAAAATAATTAAAATCGGTGACGAATCAACAGCCGAACTGACTTTAAACGAAGCGGTGCAAAAAATCCGCGGCCCGAAAGGTTCTGTCATAAAATTAACCGTACTTAGAAACGGCGAAGATTCAACCAAAGAGATTGAAATATGGCGCGACACAATCCAAATTCCGCTTATTGACACCGAAAAAAGACCGGACGGAATTTTCATAATCCGGCTTTACAGCTTTTCAGAGCGTTCTCCCGAGGCTTTTCGCCAAGCTCTTCGCGAAATGGCTGATTCGGGAAGTTCAAAACTTATTCTTGATTTACGCAATAATCCCGGGGGATATCTTGAAGCGTCAGTGGACATTGCCAGCTGGTTTTTGCCCGCGGGCAAAACCGTGGTCATAGAAAATTTTGGGCGCGAAGGCGAGAAAATACATCGTTCAAGAGGATATAACATTTTTAACGGCGAACCTATAGCGGTTTTGGTGAACGGGGGCTCTGCTTCGGCGTCTGAAATTTTAGCCGGCGCTTTGCGGGATAACGGCGTAGCTAAAATAGTGGGAACAAAAACTTTCGGCAAGGGCTCGGTGCAGGAATTGGTGCCGGTAACGGCTGAAACGTCCTTAAAAGTTACCATTGCCCGCTGGCTTACGCCAAAAGGGGATTCAATTTCCGAAAACGGGCTTGAGCCGGATTTCACGATAGAACCTGCCAAAGAAGAAAACGAATCAGTTGACCCGCAGCTGGATAAAGCGATTGAAATACTAATGTCCAAAAGTATTGATTAG